One segment of Brassica napus cultivar Da-Ae chromosome C3, Da-Ae, whole genome shotgun sequence DNA contains the following:
- the LOC111212396 gene encoding uncharacterized protein LOC111212396 isoform X1, with amino-acid sequence MSFSVPSQSFHYVSCSLSQSLLDLGSSTLKRPSWSMLVFLRPPELHSIPGVPGKTVQTTSLRHDSKEGLSELHLATNSTCASGALFHRFPFSEFGLHLSSRSVRTSIECSGSELLLKKAQSSGVLSVSGRRSPSSSLCKRGSVFLLGGCSTPIRQTITISSPPPCATDRYPGDKVLRSWRSSAAHNFPIKLKSSEAADVSPNLSSTWARPKLFSRAPSSKTFLMRSVTSPAIKQMKLPKSLTVLLSCGAVCTGPEDATGFVSTIFRGVDWLSTSRFNVTMFQLSGDAVKFTLTHSSCSLNSLSIYPRGFSTSISYVVLSYCFASSARIVYSSKCNPEV; translated from the exons ATGTCTTTTTCTGTTCCAAGTCAAAGCTTCCATTATGTTTCTTGTTCGCTTTCTCAATCATTATTGGATCTGGGGTCCTCAACATTAAAAAGACCTTCATGGTCTATGCTCGTGTTCTTGAGACCACCAGAACTGCATTCTATACCGGGGGTTCCCGGAAAAACTGTACAAACCACCTCTCTACGCCACGACTCGAAGGAAGGGCTCTCTGAGCTTCACCTTGCAACTAACTCCACTTGCGCAAGTGGCGCATTGTTTCACCGCTTTCCCTTCTCTGAGTTTGGACTTCACTTGAGCTCCAGATCTGTGAGGACCTCCATAGAATGTTCCGGATCTGAACTACTTTTGAAGAAAGCTCAAAGCTCAGGCGTGTTGAGCGTCTCAGGCCGCCGCAGTCCATCATCTTCGCTTTGTAAACGGGGCTCCGTTTTCTTGCTCGGCGGCTGTTCAACCCCCATCCGCCAGACCATCACGATCTCCTCTCCTCCACCCTGCGCCACAGACCGTTATCCCGGCGACAAAGTGCTTCGTAGCTGGAGAAGCTCCGCCGCACACAACTTTCCCATCAAGCTCAAATCCAGTGAGGCTGCAGACGTCAGCCCTAACCTTTCTTCTACATGGGCCAGGCCCAAGTTGTTTTCAAGAG CACCATCATCAAAGACCTTTCTCATGAGAAGTGTCACCTCTCCTGCAATAAAGCAGATGAAATTGCCAAAATCCTTAACCGTTTTGTTATCTTGCGGAGCGGTCTGTACGGGGCCTGAAGATGCAACGGGTTTCGTTTCGACGATATTCCGAGGTGTGGATTGGCTATCAACGTCACGATTTAATGTGACTATGTTTCAACTTTCCGGCGATGCTGTGAAATTTACCTTGACGCATTCGAGTTGTTCTCTGAATTCGCTGTCGATTTATCCTAGAGGTTTCTCTACATCTATTAGTTATGTTGTATTGTCTTACTGTTTTGCTTCTAGTGCTAGGATTGTCTATTCTTCAAAGTGTAATCCGGAAGTTTAA
- the LOC106408328 gene encoding MLO-like protein 12, translating into MAIKDRSLEETPTWALAVVCFVILFISIMIEYFLHFIGHWFKRKHKKALYEALEKVKAELMLLGFISLLLVVLQSPVSQICIPERIAATWHPCSREQELAKYGKDYIDDGREVLEDYDFNDFYSPRRSLATKGYDKCAEKGKVALISAYGIHQLHIFIFVLAVFHILYCIITYALGKTKMKKWKSWERETKTIEYQYANDPERFRFARDTSFGRRHLNIWSKSSFTLWITCFFRQFFGSVTKVDYLTLRHGFIMAHMPAGSEARFDFQKYIQRSLEEDFKAVVGISPVIWCIAVLFILTNTHGSESYFWLPFIPLFVILIVGAKLQVIISKLGLRIQDKGDVVKGAPVVEPGDDLFWFGRPRFILFLIHLVLFTNAFQLAFFVWSTYEFTLKNCFHHKTVDIALRITMGVLIQVVCSYITLPLYALVTQMGTSMRPTIFNDRVANALKKWHKTAKKQSKHGTSGSNTPHSSRPATPTHGMSPMHLLHSHNRSLDYQTSFTASSSPPRFSDFGGHGHGHQHFFDPESQNVSPHLEIAESDISNSQHPHADIASQHQHAEVTSPVKEEKETTEHVKIDLPEFTFKK; encoded by the exons ATGGCAATAAAAGATAGATCATTGGAAGAGACACCAACATGGGCTCTTGCTGTTGTTTGCTTCGTTATTCTTTTCATCTCTATCATGATCGAATATTTCTTACACTTTATTGGTCAC TGGTTTAAAAGGAAGCACAAGAAGGCTTTATATGAAGCTCTTGAAAAGGTTAAAGCAG AATTGATGCTACTGGGATTCATATCGCTTTTACTTGTTGTATTGCAATCACCAGTCTCCCAAATTTGCATCCCAGAAAGAATTGCTGCGACTTGGCATCCTTGCAGTAGAGAACAAGAGCTCGCTAAATATGGTAAAGATTATATTGACGATGGTCGTGAGGTTCTTGAAGACTATGACTTCAACGACTTTTATAGTCCTCGTCGAAGTTTAGCCACCAAGGGTTATGACAAATGCGCAGAAAAg GGGAAAGTAGCATTAATATCTGCGTATGGTATCCACCAATTGCATATATTCATCTTCGTGCTCGCTGTTTTTCATATTCTCTACTGTATTATAACCTATGCTTTGGGGAAAACCAAG ATGAAGAAATGGAAATCATGGGAAAGAGAGACCAAAACAATTGAATACCAATATGCCAATG ATCCAGAGAGGTTCAGATTTGCAAGAGATACATCATTTGGACGTAGACATTTGAATATATGGAGCAAGTCTTCCTTTACCCTCTGGATt ACATGTTTCTTCAGACAGTTCTTTGGATCAGTGACAAAAGTGGATTATCTTACACTAAGACATGGCTTTATAATG GCGCATATGCCAGCAGGAAGTGAAGCTCGTTTCGATTTCCAAAAGTACATTCAAAGATCTCTGGAAGAAGATTTCAAGGCTGTTGTCGGTATAAG CCCGGTGATATGGTGCATTGCTGTCTTATTCATACTGACTAATACACATG gaTCGGAATCCTATTTTTGGCTGCCTTTCATCCCTTTGTTT GTGATATTAATAGTAGGAGCAAAACTTCAAGTGATAATATCGAAATTAGGATTGAGGATTCAAGATAAAGGAGATGTGGTTAAAGGAGCTCCTGTGGTTGAACCTGGTGATGATCTCTTTTGGTTTGGTCGTCCTCGTTTTATTCTCTTCCTCATTCATTTGGTTCTTTTCACG AATGCATTTCAACTGGCTTTCTTCGTCTGGAGCACT TACGAGTTCACACTAAAGAACTGCTTCCACCACAAAACCGTAGATATTGCACTCAGGATCACCATGGG GGTATTGATACAAGTTGTATGCAGCTACATCACTCTACCCCTCTATGCTCTTGTGACTCAG ATGGGAACTTCAATGAGGCCGACCATATTCAATGACAGGGTAGCCAATGCATTGAAAAAATGGCACAAGACAGCCAAGAAACAGTCCAAACATGGAACCTCAGGGTCCAACACACCTCACTCTAGCCGCCCTGCCACGCCAACACATGGCATGTCACCTATGCATCTCCTCCACAGTCATAATCGCAGCCTTGATTATCAAACCAGCTTCActgcctcttcttctcctcctagaTTCTCTGATTTTGGTGGCCATGGCCATGGACATCAGCATTTCTTTGATCCTGAATCTCAAAATGTCTCTCCCCACCTTGAGATTGCAGAATCTGATATCAGCAATAGTCAGCATCCGCATGCTGATATAGCTAGTCAGCATCAGCATGCTGAGGTAACTAGTCCTgttaaagaagagaaagagactaCTGAGCATGTCAAGATTGATTTGCCAGAGTTTACTTTTAAGAAGTGA
- the LOC111212396 gene encoding uncharacterized protein LOC111212396 isoform X2 — MSFSVPSQSFHYVSCSLSQSLLDLGSSTLKRPSWSMLVFLRPPELHSIPGVPGKTVQTTSLRHDSKEGLSELHLATNSTCASGALFHRFPFSEFGLHLSSRSVRTSIECSGSELLLKKAQSSGVLSVSGRRSPSSSLCKRGSVFLLGGCSTPIRQTITISSPPPCATDRYPGDKVLRSWRSSAAHNFPIKLKSSEAADVSPNLSSTWARPKLFSREIFIVVVAGGFISTIIKDLSHEKCHLSCNKADEIAKILNRFVILRSGLYGA, encoded by the exons ATGTCTTTTTCTGTTCCAAGTCAAAGCTTCCATTATGTTTCTTGTTCGCTTTCTCAATCATTATTGGATCTGGGGTCCTCAACATTAAAAAGACCTTCATGGTCTATGCTCGTGTTCTTGAGACCACCAGAACTGCATTCTATACCGGGGGTTCCCGGAAAAACTGTACAAACCACCTCTCTACGCCACGACTCGAAGGAAGGGCTCTCTGAGCTTCACCTTGCAACTAACTCCACTTGCGCAAGTGGCGCATTGTTTCACCGCTTTCCCTTCTCTGAGTTTGGACTTCACTTGAGCTCCAGATCTGTGAGGACCTCCATAGAATGTTCCGGATCTGAACTACTTTTGAAGAAAGCTCAAAGCTCAGGCGTGTTGAGCGTCTCAGGCCGCCGCAGTCCATCATCTTCGCTTTGTAAACGGGGCTCCGTTTTCTTGCTCGGCGGCTGTTCAACCCCCATCCGCCAGACCATCACGATCTCCTCTCCTCCACCCTGCGCCACAGACCGTTATCCCGGCGACAAAGTGCTTCGTAGCTGGAGAAGCTCCGCCGCACACAACTTTCCCATCAAGCTCAAATCCAGTGAGGCTGCAGACGTCAGCCCTAACCTTTCTTCTACATGGGCCAGGCCCAAGTTGTTTTCAAGAG AGATTTTCATCGTCGTGGTTGCCGGTGGGTTCATCAGCACCATCATCAAAGACCTTTCTCATGAGAAGTGTCACCTCTCCTGCAATAAAGCAGATGAAATTGCCAAAATCCTTAACCGTTTTGTTATCTTGCGGAGCGGTCTGTACGGGGCCTGA